In one Palaemon carinicauda isolate YSFRI2023 chromosome 25, ASM3689809v2, whole genome shotgun sequence genomic region, the following are encoded:
- the LOC137619301 gene encoding uncharacterized protein, translating to MMIGPAAFRRLSCLKNHLQFSKRTLRVGASQIHGDAQGVRWLQPAGAGARRMELAHRIGLLHFPVCITVHTAEPLKTDDLRKALVHLYNKIQTLRTCYRYRQGELWVCEMERREIDFQEVSGNNFNEALTALMNCKYTNNENGPLWRVRLMREEESTSEDEKTPGFPHQSTLMISLHHGITDGNASFNICITLLRILEKVIAGGFIDDEEQLGVIAGDEQTNTLKKEIQKHFEKHPGELEDFCQRNLQSEFTSLFQKAFGYPEDPKPTTRYLISNLKATTLKKFLEKCKSATVTFNSGFVLAINTALVELAREAGIAEDAISIRSKHTINLRRYWEKQKNFSFGCHIGRMLQTTDTSPYNKDTFWDHAKKLDLQMREKVKTMYALREEVAKEMKNITEPTLSRDEPVQVDCDYSISNAFIPGDFDLWQDHKHIRGSRILSFIQMELTQNTTFHLIASASGRMNYTISYSTWHITDENALRFMKKVEQIVEDLSN from the exons ATGATGATTGGCCCAGCAGCTTTTAGAAGACTCTCCTGTCTCAAAAATCATCTGCAGTTTTCCAAGAG GACCCTTCGTGTAGGCGCATCCCAAATACACGGGGACGCGCAAGGAGTGCGCTGGTTGCAGCCCGCAGGAGCAGGAGCCAGGAGAATGGAACTGGCTCACCGCATAGGCCTTCTACACTTCCCAGTTTGTATAACTGTACACACAGCGGAACCGCTCAAGACGGACGACCTGCGGAAGGCGCTCGTTCACCTTTACAA CAAAATTCAAACGCTGCGGACGTGCTATCGCTACCGTCAGGGGGAACTGTGGGTATGCGAGATGGAACGCAGAGAAATAGACTTCCAG GAAGTGAGTGGAAATAACTTTAACGAGGCGTTGACGGCCCTAATGAACTGCAAGTACACTAATAACGAGAACGGTCCCCTGTGGCGCGTGAGACTCATGCGGGAGGAGGAGAGTACTTCCGAGGATGAGAAAACTCCAGGGTTCCCACATCAGTCGACCCTTATGATTAGCCTCCACCATGGCATCACGGACGGCAACGCTTCCTTCAACATCTGTATAACGCTGTTGAGAATACTGGAAAAGGTAATTGCCGGAGGTTTCATCGACGACGAGGAACAGCTGGGCGTCATTGCGGGTGACGAGCAAACAAACACTCTTAAGAAGGAGAttcaaaaacattttgaaaaacatCCTGGTGAACTGGAGGACTTCTGCCAAAGGAATCTGCAGTCTGAGTTCACATCACTTTTTCAAAAAGCCTTTGGCTACCCGGAGGATCCAAAGCCAACTACACGTTACCTGATAAGCAACTTGAAGGCAACGACTCTGAAGAAATTTCTCGAAAAGTGCAAAAGTGCAACAGTAACATTTAATTCAGGATTTGTGCTAGCCATAAACACCGCTCTGGTTGAACTTGCGAGAGAGGCTGGCATTGCGGAAGATGCTATCAGCATTCGCAGCAAGCATACCATCAACCTCCGTCGCTACTGGGAGAAACAAAAGAATTTCTCCTTCGGCTGCCACATTGGCAGAATGCTACAAACAACAGACACTTCTCCATACAATAAGGACACGTTTTGGGACCATGCGAAGAAACTGGACCTTCAAATGAGGGAAAAAGTGAAGACGATGTATGCCTTGAGAGAGGAAGTTGCCAAGGAGATGAAAAATATTACGGAACCTACGCTGAGTAGAGATGAGCCAGTGCAGGTCGACTGTGATTATTCCATTTCCAATGCTTTCATTCCGGGCGACTTTGATCTCTGGCAAGACCACAAACACATCAGGGGATCTCGGATACTGTCGTTTATCCAGATGGAGCTGACGCAAAACACGACGTTTCACCTAATTGCCAGCGCTTCGGGGAGGATGAATTACACTATCAGTTACTCCACGTGGCACATAACAGATGAAAATGCTCTGAGATTTATGAAAAAGGTTGAGCAAATCGTTGAAGACTTGTCTAATTGA